From a region of the Pseudanabaena sp. ABRG5-3 genome:
- a CDS encoding AAA-like domain-containing protein: MTFNYQVGGSLPADAPSYVERQCDRDYYNLLKERKYCYVFNCRQMGKSSLRVRVTHKLQAEGIVCATIDPQKIGVEVTCEQWYASAIRSLVGDLDLKSKFDLRSWIRERELLSPVQRFAEFIETVVLQELDAPIVIFVEEIDRLLSLKFGMDDFFGLVRSFFEDRPTKPDYNRLTFSFLGVATPTDLIQSHNTSAFNIGYAVEMAGFTLTEAGQLMQGLASKVANPQDYLAEAVKWTGGQPFLIQRLLGMMEKELAGIAPPENIAGWVENLVQERIVTNWESQDAPPHLTTIRDRVLSVEEKLRGRMLGCYQQVLEDGELADDRSEERSKLRLTGLVVRREGKLISYNPIYRAVFNNAWVEGQLADLRPEFYGSAFRAWRDAEEGQNQGFLLRGQALEEAEVWARGKRLSDIDEQFLLESQEFEKNERNRELESERLARETLEEANCILAEASKKAELSLTKAQKRLQHFVKEEIQAKNRLSMAEKLTRQMQLAGISLGVIAGVIVIGVLAWSSNTRKETLRLIEKEKQQEIEKAKQIAEKETHAAQETKQAAEQELNKIKKEIDKRNYEIKELNKSYDNKIEDLKKETNKSIQSVTNNANKTIEEKDATLKRKNVEYSSTRARELIVNGVIAAQKGKIQEALKYFSESQQYDQNVKISSEQWYQLCWNGNVFKVSKAVAFACEKAVEEAYKDNTSEDNIALYHDSRGVSRAVSGNHEGAIEDFEKYIARYRKRSVTLTDQRKEWIKSLRKQINPFTEQELENLRYGE, encoded by the coding sequence ATGACTTTTAATTATCAAGTTGGTGGTAGTCTCCCTGCGGATGCGCCTAGTTATGTGGAGCGCCAATGCGATCGCGACTATTACAACCTCCTTAAAGAGCGTAAATATTGCTATGTGTTTAACTGTCGGCAGATGGGGAAATCGAGTTTGCGGGTGCGGGTGACGCATAAGTTGCAAGCGGAGGGGATTGTGTGCGCGACGATTGATCCGCAGAAGATTGGGGTGGAGGTAACTTGTGAGCAGTGGTATGCCAGCGCGATTCGGAGTTTGGTAGGGGATTTGGATTTAAAAAGTAAGTTTGACTTGCGGAGTTGGATTAGGGAACGGGAATTGCTGTCACCTGTGCAGCGTTTTGCGGAGTTTATTGAAACAGTCGTTTTACAAGAGCTTGATGCGCCAATTGTGATTTTTGTGGAAGAAATAGATCGCCTCTTGAGTCTCAAATTTGGGATGGATGATTTCTTTGGATTAGTAAGGTCATTTTTTGAAGATCGTCCGACTAAGCCTGACTATAATCGCCTCACTTTTTCCTTCTTGGGAGTGGCGACACCGACGGATTTGATTCAGAGTCATAATACTTCAGCGTTTAATATTGGCTATGCAGTGGAGATGGCGGGGTTTACGCTGACGGAGGCAGGGCAATTGATGCAGGGGTTGGCGAGTAAGGTGGCGAATCCGCAGGATTATCTAGCTGAGGCGGTAAAGTGGACGGGGGGACAGCCTTTTCTGATTCAGCGTTTGTTGGGAATGATGGAGAAGGAGTTAGCAGGAATCGCACCACCTGAGAATATTGCGGGTTGGGTTGAGAATTTAGTACAGGAACGAATTGTCACGAATTGGGAATCGCAGGATGCGCCGCCACATTTGACGACAATTAGGGATCGCGTGCTGAGTGTGGAGGAGAAGTTGCGGGGGCGGATGTTGGGTTGCTATCAGCAGGTGTTGGAAGATGGGGAGTTGGCGGATGATCGCAGTGAGGAGCGATCGAAGTTGCGGTTGACGGGGTTGGTGGTGCGACGGGAAGGAAAGTTGATTTCCTATAATCCGATTTATAGGGCGGTGTTTAATAACGCATGGGTGGAGGGTCAGTTAGCGGATTTGCGTCCAGAGTTTTATGGTTCGGCATTTCGGGCTTGGCGGGATGCGGAGGAGGGGCAGAATCAGGGATTTCTGTTGCGGGGTCAGGCGTTGGAGGAGGCGGAGGTTTGGGCGCGGGGGAAGAGGCTGAGTGATATTGATGAGCAGTTTTTACTGGAAAGTCAAGAGTTTGAAAAAAACGAGAGAAATCGTGAGCTAGAATCTGAGCGATTAGCACGAGAAACTCTTGAAGAAGCGAACTGTATTCTTGCAGAAGCTAGCAAAAAAGCAGAGTTGTCACTTACTAAAGCACAAAAAAGATTACAGCACTTTGTCAAGGAAGAAATACAAGCAAAAAATCGCCTATCAATGGCAGAAAAGTTAACACGACAGATGCAATTAGCTGGAATTAGTTTAGGAGTAATAGCTGGAGTAATTGTAATAGGTGTATTGGCATGGTCTAGCAATACACGTAAAGAAACATTAAGGTTGATCGAGAAAGAAAAACAGCAAGAAATAGAAAAAGCAAAACAGATTGCAGAGAAAGAAACACATGCAGCTCAGGAAACAAAACAGGCGGCTGAGCAAGAGCTAAATAAAATCAAAAAAGAAATAGATAAGAGAAACTATGAAATAAAAGAGTTGAATAAATCTTACGATAACAAAATAGAAGATTTAAAAAAGGAAACAAATAAGAGTATACAATCCGTGACAAATAATGCTAATAAAACTATTGAGGAAAAGGATGCAACATTAAAGAGAAAAAATGTTGAGTATAGCTCTACAAGAGCACGTGAATTGATTGTTAACGGTGTAATTGCTGCTCAAAAGGGCAAAATTCAAGAAGCACTTAAGTATTTTAGTGAATCCCAACAATATGATCAAAATGTAAAAATATCCTCCGAACAATGGTATCAGCTATGCTGGAATGGAAATGTTTTTAAGGTTAGCAAAGCCGTAGCATTTGCTTGTGAAAAAGCTGTTGAAGAAGCTTATAAAGATAATACTTCCGAAGACAATATAGCCCTCTATCATGATAGCCGTGGAGTGTCAAGGGCAGTTTCAGGCAACCATGAAGGTGCAATTGAAGACTTTGAAAAATATATAGCAAGGTATAGAAAAAGGAGTGTTACCTTGACAGATCAGCGAAAAGAATGGATTAAATCTTTACGCAAACAAATTAATCCATTTACAGAACAAGAGTTAGAAAATTTAAGATATGGAGAATGA
- a CDS encoding DUF433 domain-containing protein, giving the protein MLDTPTQYMHIQLQCNVPIIAGTTMKVVELVTSHLTYGWSPEELHFQYPHIALSKIYSALAYYWDHKQEIDTDIQRRLDYAEQLRLNAPISPLQAKLQATPH; this is encoded by the coding sequence ATGCTCGACACGCCAACCCAATATATGCACATCCAACTTCAATGCAACGTACCCATCATTGCAGGTACGACCATGAAAGTCGTCGAGCTAGTCACCTCCCACCTCACCTATGGCTGGAGTCCCGAAGAACTACATTTTCAATATCCCCATATCGCCCTCAGCAAAATTTATTCCGCCCTCGCCTACTACTGGGATCACAAACAAGAAATTGATACCGATATCCAGCGCCGCCTCGACTATGCCGAACAATTGCGCCTAAATGCCCCCATCTCACCATTGCAAGCCAAACTTCAAGCAACACCTCATTAA
- a CDS encoding DUF5615 family PIN-like protein has translation MAIALYMDENVPRQILLGLRLRGVDVLSVQEEQRSGDPDPQVLARANKLQRVLFTRDDDFLAIANQLLQEETNFIGIIYAAQQMASIGVCVRDLELIAKVSDLEDFANHIQYLPL, from the coding sequence ATGGCGATCGCACTATACATGGATGAAAACGTACCGCGCCAAATTTTACTTGGATTGCGTCTGAGAGGAGTAGATGTACTCTCCGTTCAAGAAGAGCAGAGATCGGGCGATCCAGACCCTCAAGTTTTGGCAAGAGCCAATAAGTTACAAAGAGTTTTATTCACCAGAGATGATGATTTTTTAGCGATCGCCAATCAGCTTCTGCAAGAAGAGACTAACTTCATCGGCATCATTTACGCCGCACAACAGATGGCAAGCATAGGAGTTTGCGTAAGGGATTTGGAACTTATTGCCAAAGTAAGCGATTTGGAAGATTTTGCCAATCATATTCAGTACCTACCGCTATAA
- a CDS encoding putative toxin-antitoxin system toxin component, PIN family gives MMMNRHFVLDNNILVSALLVKNSAPFWVIKKVEEMGVILYSEATLLELNQVLNRKKFIKYFTVEEKQEFIVKLIESAEFN, from the coding sequence ATGATGATGAATAGACATTTTGTTTTAGACAATAATATTTTAGTGAGTGCTTTGCTTGTCAAAAATTCTGCTCCTTTTTGGGTGATTAAAAAGGTAGAAGAGATGGGGGTGATTTTATATTCAGAAGCAACGTTATTAGAACTTAATCAGGTTTTAAATCGCAAAAAATTTATTAAATATTTTACTGTAGAAGAGAAGCAAGAATTTATTGTTAAGTTGATCGAGAGTGCTGAATTTAATTAA